The Ischnura elegans chromosome 10, ioIscEleg1.1, whole genome shotgun sequence genome contains the following window.
tcacaaagccacggatgtgtggttttcgaaaccaggccttacataaagcattaataatacgagtacaaccatgttatcgctgataaaaagatcacgaactggcgaagaaagctctcaatgagttgGGAAGTACtcttaaaataacagaaaaacggCATGAATAATATGTTGTtcgttttacataaattatgaacattacaagacatttaagcgAAAGTTTGGGTTATTTTTGTTTGGGtttgtgttttccaattatttgagCCGTCTCTCTCCATCATTAgtccggataatcaggagtgtactgaaTGTAATCTTTTGGATTCTAATGAATGATTACATACTTCAGTCCAAACAGACATCCCATTATCACAcagattaaagaaataaatagcaaAGAGAACAcatatttcgtaacaaaacttcTGAAATTGGGATATGAGACACGTATATATGTACCAACCTGGGGAACCATCTCTCTCCATATCCTGGGCCAGAATGACAATTTTCACTTTATGGGCCGCCAGTGAATTCTGCGTTTGTCGCAGCCCAACGACATATCTTCGGTGGGATGCCGATTTTATGGGCTGAGTGGCATGCATCCTATCTTGGAATTTGATAATATCTTTCAGCATTGCCTTCACATGTTCCGTGAGGTCTGAATTCTTACAATGATTGCAATACCTGAAAGATGGTCAGATCAATATGATTACAATGATGAAATCCTGTGAGAAGCCATAAAGGAGACACTTCTCTTAAACACTCATTTCAAGACGTTGCTGAACAGGAAATGGGGAAAAATTGTGAGTTGGCATCAAAATAAATCTCGTCATTGAGATTCAACATAAGAATGAACAGGTAATCACTTAAATGTATTGACAGGATTTTCTGGATAGGCAACACTATCATCCTCCAAATCCAACCAGGTATGCTACGTTAGAACAAAATTTCTTTAGGCAGAGAAAAACTTGAAATGCGATCAGTTCACACTAATTAAGAACAACTGGTGTCCAAATATATGTGTCACCTGAAGTGAATTATTTGAATACTAACTATTGATATTTATCCTATGCCTCATTTCACCTGAAAATAGGCTACATGCTATAtagaaattccatttaaaaaccgataataggactgattttccaATGATACTGTTTCCAGGCAAATTTAATTTCAGTATTCTTttcaacaccaaaaatgtatCCAGAACAACagaaattttaatgttaactgactgactttttgctgctccCTCCTGATCTTATGAAATTCTCAGATTTTTCACCACATGAAAGAAAATTTGACATGGTAGTCACAGCAGAGGTTAGGGAGATTTGAAGAAGTTAGAGATAAATATAGGAAGTAGAATGGACAAATGTCAACTGATAAACTAAGAAAACTAAAACATTAGAATCGGAAGAGGAGAAGACGAGATGAATGCTGAACTGGGAAAACAAACCTTAAAAAACTAAATGAGAAGGAATTCTGTAAATACGTATCTGGGAAGCTAGTGAAAGAATATGTCACTGCAGTGCCACAGTAAGAATAACTCCACAAAAATGATAATTTGTTGCACTCTCCACTTTAGATGATTAAAATGTGATACTGTGAAGTCTCAATTATACCAAGCAGGATTTTGCGCAATTTCCAATATTACGTAGTGAAATTGTGGTCCCGGCAAAAAGTCTATGGTAAACACATGGCAATACTcgataatatgaaatattttgaaattatgtacGAAAATCTGGATTGGTCCCCAAATGCAAATGGGAttcgttaatacgaacaatggCAAacaatttgtcaacaaaactagttatacTGGCAAAAGCAGCAACAATCATTGCTTCTGTGGTGCatcaaagtgtgaaatcgtaagtGACAGTGCAACTTCTGATGGAAAGGGTTCACCTAAAAACTTATAGTGAGAATCGAGGggaagtatataaatatatatttataattatacttatatacaatgaaaatattaattatgacacaattcccctatttacgtgcctaatCATAAACACCGCGTTGACAATACTTCGTGGTTTAAGATTTGAGGAAAGTTGCGCAGGATATTTCTTACACCCCTACTTAAACCCTATGTAATTGAATCATGCTAAGAAAATATTGCAAGtccataaaattgctcaaatttcaattttctagCGGGATAATAGGTGACCACATGACAAAACTTTTCAAATCAACAGttggaaatatgaggaaggaaaagaattaagTCACTCAATGATAGagggcatatttttcattttgaagtttcATTTTATGGACAACTTTACAATATGGAGAGGGGGAAAGGTCAGGGATAATACTGCAGTTGTCAATGACAAGAGATGGGGAGAGGTAGTAAGGATATCACAGACGATATAACACTTTACACACGAGCCCTTATTGAGGGCAAAATGGCTCCTCTATTACCAATTTGAACGGGGAGTTGATGATTCTGCACATGAAGTTTTCTAGTaagtggtatggtatggtatttggaggaggcgaccgacagctgaggtcatttgtgccatgagggaaaggtatggaaggaagggaggagagaaacccggcatcggcattagcctggtcttaacgaaaggcgccaaggggaccacggctttacgccccatccgacggactgagtgttaTCCTTAAAATGCccttcacacaacattcaagcagggatcgggcagtctctgaaaattccctgccactgccgggatttgaacccgagcccacagggtgggaagccaacactcaagccaccactccaacccgatTCCCCTTTCAAGTAAGTACCTTGGTATCGAACCACAAGGGAGAATGCATCTGGCAGTCTTTCGCCCTGGACGAGATGAATCGTACAGCATGGGCTTGCATGAAATTCATGTGAGTGTGTGTGAAGGCCTTCAGACGGTGCCTAGCGAGTGTCAAGGCAACATACAGTAGAGAAGAGGCAGCAGCCAGGACTATAACCATGACAGCAGCGACGAAAATGAAAGTGAGTAAATAATTCCACCACATAATGAAGTTTATGCAGCCCTTCAAATGTTAAGAAATTTAGATCTGGACTCCCAATTTAGTTCTCAATTATGCAAGTTGGGACGCCATGGTGGAAGCAGTGATGGAGAagagaaaaggcaaaaaaaaaacaaatttttttgctgATATCTTTTCATGTAGATCGGAGTTATCCAGAAAAAACAAGTCAAATATCTTAAATACTGTACTCTATTTACCACCGAAGTATTTTTCAGGCAACTTgtaatgaagaggcacttccaactctaaccatgaactttttTGTAGCACTCCTAACTGTTCCCCCCattccgagagatctttctttccaaaacctttgtttactcTCTCCAACCACCTTTTGCTGACCTTCCTGATACCCAACTTACGCAACAAAAGCCCCACTCTCCTAGcattccccccctccctccggTGAGGGAACTTGACTgagttgtaaaaaaaacatggccCCCAAACGTAGTCTCAGGCAGAGCGGAAGGCCTTTTACCCTCCCCTCTTCCACCTGCCCTCTGCACCTCTCAAGTAGAGGTATCAACTTCCTTGACCAGGCAATACCCATACCACTCCTACTTTGAACATTTTTCAGCTGTGAAGGAGGACTTGATATCTCCCGGTAACAGGGACAAGTTAACAACTCGAGAGaggctgaagaaatattttacataatcgGGGAAATTGATTGCTTGaagcgtaactttgtgaaagcgattcattattaaaattaaaaagaagaactttgtgctttcacattaatatttattcacaaattttcaaccatggtttcaacattggacatcatcatcacctgatgatgacgtccaatgttgaaaccatggtcggaaattTGTGGTTAATTCAGGTGGTGATGACGTCTAatgatgaaaccatggtcgtataaatttgtgaataaatactCATGTGAAAGCAccaagttcttctttttaattttaataatcagggaaatgaagaggaaaaatcttcattaattttattggCTCCAACACGCATTTTGTCATTTCTCTACATATTTTCAGTCTGTCCTAGTCCTAGCGTAAGACTTGGCGGATTCGCATTCCCTCCCACTCCATTCCCCCAAAGACACGCCTCGGCTACCTGCCTCGCTCATTCCGTAAATGACACCATTCATGTAGCCAAAACATGTAACTAAGTGATAAAACGTGAGCTGTATATTGGGGAAAACTAAAagaaacaacaatttttttaaatttattattttatctctatGGGAATAAAAGGGAGTGGttcaaaaccagggaggaaatttttttaaaaacagggtacacATACTAAGGTTagggtttttaacaaattttaacactttctataatcgaaaaaacttcatttgtcaaaaaatcttttgtaaaatcatgatttttcaatattttgttttctgatatgaaggaaagtaattttgtttttacacTTAGGGGCGGTCCAGACCCTCTCTTGCTATACCActgccattttttaatttgaattgattctgatgcagtggcgccgactccatgtggcttgagggggcccgagccccctcaaaaattccttatgggtgtgaggaaaaaatgtgtcaggcttgtcgatttgccccaaagtgtccagatatcgagaatcgagttatcagggttctaatgttgatcatacgactcttctaaaatgcttaaaaaacttaaaacttactacttataaaattttccggggcaagatccccggtttgggccccccccccccaatattttttgtaagtcggcacccctgttctGATGCAAATAAAAGATTTAATTGAGAGGAACTTTAAAAGAGGGGGATATACTTACTCCCTGAAATTTCTGCTGTGCAACGAATCTTTGACCATCTTGTCAATATCAGCCTCACTTGGGTTTTGCTTTGTTAAACACTCCTCGCTTTTCTCTTTTATCTCAACCTCCTTCAGCCCTTGAGCATCTTCTTCTTTCTGTAAGTTTAAGGGCTCTCCAACAGGCGTAGATGAAACGTCCAAATGAGGATCTACCGTAGAGATTTCTACCACACTGTCAGGACAATTGGTATCACCAGCGGCTGGAGTGCTCTCAATCTTATCGAATCCACTTCTGGCCTCACGGCGCCTCTTCCTCTCCGCCAGTATTGCCCTCTTCAGACGAGTCATATGCCGCTTCTTCGGAGTCTCTCTCTTTTTTCCACGATGTCTTAAGGGATTTGACGAATCTAACATGTTTCCAGAGAGCTTCGTATTCTCCTTCCGCTTTGAAATCGTAGTAACACCACCCTCTCCCTCGCCTTCCAACTTCTTCGCAGCTTGGCATATCTGAAATGAAATTGTGTACATGTCTGTCAAACAATTGCCTTTCCGAGAGCCATAATGTGATCGATCAAAACTACGCTGAAAATCTAAGGACTTACTTCGATGGCCTTCCATATGTCCACCACGACGGGATCCCTTCTTTTCTTGGACTTGGTGGGTTTGGGCTGATCCTCATCCAAAACCTTGGGAATGGCATCGACAGCTTTGCTCTCACTTTCCGGTATTTTTGCCGAATTCAGACTTTTCTGAGAACGTTCAACGGTACTTCTCACGCAAGGGTTGCCTACGCTTCGCAAATCAGGAAATGCTGATGTGTCTAGTTGCACCTCTCGAACACTTGTGTTATTCTCGGGAGGGCGAGAGCGGTTGAGGGCTTTGTCATGCacctgggaaaatattttctcatctatTACGGTAACCTTCAAACCCTTGGGCGCCAACATTTTCCTTAGTGTGTcgttttcctttttccttcgctTCTCCGCCTTCAGCTCCGCTTTTCTCTCTTTGCACATCTTCTTAAAGGCGaggtttttctcctctttattgCTTAAGGCCACATGTTCGCCATTCCCTTGAGGCGTTCCTACTCCAAGATCTTTAGAATCTGAGGTAAGAGGTTTCACAGCTGATGACGAACCCTTGTTATCGGCGACTTTTGCATTCCACGGGCTTTTCTGCCTTTCAGCCGAAGCCGAAGGAACTGGAACTCCTTTACTCCTAATGGATACATTTTGCTGATCATTTTCAATCTTCCGGCACGAAGTTGCGGTGTAATTTCCGCTCTCTTCGTTTTTCCTCGAATCGCTCCCGCCTAACCTTGGCCATGTTTCTACCTCGTTGGCTTTTGGATTGCCAGACCGTTCCCCTAGCTGAGGCCAATTTCCCAGAGAATGTCGCTGTTCAACGCCTGATGATTTCTTTGAACCCCATGCACCgccattctaaaataaatagtAGATGACAATGAGCTATTTCCACTCCATTTCTAAGTCAATCATACTTTCATAACAGTACAATACTTGCCCTAGCATACATCCTGGTTGAGataaatactcataaaaatataaatttttataaaatagtatACAATACATTCTTACGTAGAATCTGTAAAAACTAAATAATCATCTTCAACGATATTGTCCTTTTAACTGAACCGTGAACCCGTGAACGTGATTACCCGTGGATCGCATGTTTAGTCGCAACTGTTTAAAGGGTTTCGATTGTTGCCTTCGGAGGCGCTGCATTACCTACATGTGCGGGATATTCAAATCTTGCAAGCCTGCTACAGTCCAAGCGGCAACTTACAGACTTGGAATGCGCAGAAAAAAAGAAGATGAGACATCATTAGAatgatcaaaataattaaatagaacAACAGGAGCTCATAGCAATCAAAGGCACAATCTTTGAAGTCACTTATAGCTAGTATGACCTACTTTAAGCTCTTCGAATTGCCGTGGAGCAAAAACACAAGCTTTTTCATCCCATCAGGCAACTGAAGAGCCATCTCAAGCCTGAGTTAAAAAGTGACTAAGCTATATAGATATTATAACCGAGCATTTGCAGTAACCCAAATGAGCTCATATTTATCGAGTAACATATTACCTCATGAAAAACAGTAAATAAATGCGGAATGCCACTAAAACGGGTATTACGCATACATCAATCAGCAATCGGAAAGTAACAGTAGCGATATTTTCTTCTGGTATGAAAACAAGATGCTGTATTATTTTACTGGGaaataagataaatttcaacATCGGCGACGGAAATCGGTACgcatccccccaaagcctcagagaaatcaaaaaattattcacatttctTGTCTTGATTTAATATATAcaaactgcgtctgcttaaagttaagttttaagcgccaaaattatgttaatgcattttcacttttcaggcatgttatttttcaaaaagtttccttaaATCCCCGTTTCCAAGGGGGGTTGTCCCCATGAGTAACCCCCCTCATCCTTCCCCAAAGTCCCCACATcttccccaaagcatattcctatttacgccactgcttgTCAGAATAAAATAGTAGCAGGCTCTGTGATCAGTTAGTCTTTCAGGAAATTTCGTTGGCGATCATGCAATTTGCTCTTTTACACGGCTAAACTTTTCCTAATACATTCAGTCATACAAGATCGCGTACAAGTAAATGTATCATTCTGAACATCCTTTATACAATATCGataccatgaaaatattttaattataaacagACGATATAATTGATATGTACGCGGTGATTTGGGAAAAGTTGTCGCCATAGACGACAACTGCGGCAGCCGCTGCGAAACATTTGGAAATTTAATCCCCGGTGCTGGATGACTGATTAGGCTGAATCGCTTCATTGGTGGCGTGAATTCAACATTGCTTCCTTAAAGGCTAACAAAATCTGCATCAAGGGCAGAACAGGATGTGCTCTATAAGATAAGACTAACTGAACTGCACGTTCGCTAAACTATCTGACTTCCTCTCAAAGCTTCTGTAGCAAGTGTGTGCATCGGAGTTTCAGTCGCACGAAGAAAAGTAAAAGCAAGTTTCAACAGGTTCACTTCAACAGCACGTGAAGAAGATACATTGATGATGttcatcgcactgaaattcgCTCTCTTTTCCTCCGTTATTCTTTTGTTATCCAAGTCGTCGTTTTCTTCGGAAGAACAATTCTGGCCCTGCGACCATGAGGTGAACGCCACACTAACGTTCAACATCACGGAGGTTTGTAAAATTCGTGCATTACCGCAACGATTTACTACCTATTTCGTTCGCGTATTTGCAAACTTGTTCATTTCATTCTTCAGGCAGTTTTATAATTGAattccatttttacttttttaacgctGTCATTTTGTAGCtacttgaaatgaaatttactCAAAATCAATTGACTTACTGAGAATTAATATCTGGATTTTTTGCTCCAGCTTCATTGTAGCTCGTttgcaaaggaatttttttactgttatttatttcttcaggAAGATTTACCGAATGAAACGAAAACTCCTTAGCCCGCTGTATGAGGTCAATAAATTTTATCCGTTCGTTGATTGATTAGTACTTTAATTCAGTTTCTAGGAGAATGGTTGATCATAGCCAAGATGGATGACCTAGGCCATAAAAATGAGCTGTTCCGATGCGACAGAGTGACTCTCCGTGAAGTTAACAGTACTCATTTGCTGATGTCGGGGGAAAATCAATTTAATCAACAGAACGTCACTGTCGTAATACAGAACGCTTCGGATGCTGGGAAATGGGACCTGCCAGGTGAGTTTTTTCTCCATTGCCAGATACAGGCAACATGGTTATGTCATCCTAGTCCCGTAAAACGATATAATAATAAGCTAATGAGATGTTACTCTGcaacatttcccattttttatcaATGGTTGCGATAGATGTTGATAAAGTACCCTTTTTTAATTTGTCCATCTGTTGCCTACATCTCCGCCTATTTACATCTTCTCAGCGGTCGTaggtggcagcgaggtcggcaaggtcctcggggtccgtatcatgcgaaatccttgcagagacatatcatcatcatctttttcagcatcattaGCAGCATCAAACGAGG
Protein-coding sequences here:
- the LOC124166546 gene encoding uncharacterized protein LOC124166546, with product MMFIALKFALFSSVILLLSKSSFSSEEQFWPCDHEVNATLTFNITEFLGEWLIIAKMDDLGHKNELFRCDRVTLREVNSTHLLMSGENQFNQQNVTVVIQNASDAGKWDLPDIDGGALIMDLDPGRYLTMAVCYRPLRFWWLAVLTRMPTTSDSSPSSSPSSPPPSSEQTSTSIERMPAQSVKEELKGLGERLWRLGIDLDEASFLTRIHC
- the LOC124166801 gene encoding selenocysteine insertion sequence-binding protein 2, producing MYARNGGAWGSKKSSGVEQRHSLGNWPQLGERSGNPKANEVETWPRLGGSDSRKNEESGNYTATSCRKIENDQQNVSIRSKGVPVPSASAERQKSPWNAKVADNKGSSSAVKPLTSDSKDLGVGTPQGNGEHVALSNKEEKNLAFKKMCKERKAELKAEKRRKKENDTLRKMLAPKGLKVTVIDEKIFSQVHDKALNRSRPPENNTSVREVQLDTSAFPDLRSVGNPCVRSTVERSQKSLNSAKIPESESKAVDAIPKVLDEDQPKPTKSKKRRDPVVVDIWKAIEICQAAKKLEGEGEGGVTTISKRKENTKLSGNMLDSSNPLRHRGKKRETPKKRHMTRLKRAILAERKRRREARSGFDKIESTPAAGDTNCPDSVVEISTVDPHLDVSSTPVGEPLNLQKEEDAQGLKEVEIKEKSEECLTKQNPSEADIDKMVKDSLHSRNFREYCNHCKNSDLTEHVKAMLKDIIKFQDRMHATQPIKSASHRRYVVGLRQTQNSLAAHKVKIVILAQDMERDGSPGSLDDAVKLIIDSAAKQNVPVVFPALRRQLGKITLRKVGVSCVGVLNYQGSEENFKKTISALELSKKEYEEKFFREKTRIINELGMLPAKGEDEEVKEGVLPGESECCDTLPLLRKLTEAIAELSVSSPSHQVEG